The following proteins are encoded in a genomic region of Pseudoxanthomonas suwonensis 11-1:
- the moaC gene encoding cyclic pyranopterin monophosphate synthase MoaC, which yields MATRSRSPRAPAALTHVDAQGRPAMVDVSAKDVTARSATAQCKVAFPVAVAAQLRASGMRSNKGGIVDTAVIAGTMAAKRTHELIPFCHALPLDGVRIAIDWHGERELRIECTARTTARTGVEMEALTGATVAALTVYDMTKALSHAIVLGPAKLLGKQGGKRDFGKVG from the coding sequence GTGGCCACACGCAGCAGATCCCCCCGCGCGCCCGCCGCGCTGACCCATGTCGACGCCCAGGGCCGTCCGGCCATGGTCGACGTCTCGGCCAAGGACGTGACCGCGCGCAGCGCCACCGCGCAGTGCAAGGTCGCGTTCCCGGTGGCGGTGGCGGCGCAGCTGCGTGCCAGCGGCATGCGCTCGAACAAGGGCGGCATCGTCGACACCGCGGTGATCGCCGGCACCATGGCCGCCAAGCGCACCCACGAGCTGATCCCGTTCTGCCACGCGCTGCCGCTGGACGGCGTACGCATCGCCATCGACTGGCATGGCGAGCGTGAGCTGCGGATCGAATGCACCGCGCGCACCACCGCACGCACCGGCGTGGAGATGGAGGCCCTCACCGGGGCCACCGTGGCGGCGCTGACCGTGTACGACATGACCAAGGCGCTGTCGCACGCCATCGTCCTGGGCCCGGCCAAACTGCTGGGCAAGCAGGGCGGCAAGCGCGATTTCGGGAAGGTGGGCTGA
- the moaA gene encoding GTP 3',8-cyclase MoaA — MSAVQASAALPRDRLGRPLRDLRLSVIDACNFRCGYCMPADRVPDDHGTSAASRMSFDQIETLVRGFVQVGVRKLRLTGGEPLLRRNLPELIARLARIPGIEDLALTTNGALLAAQARALREAGLRRLTVSLDALDPGVFRAMSGNRGEVATVLEGIAAAAAAGFGRLKINCVVLRGTNDHQVLPLLEHFRGTGHVVRFIEYMDVGTCNGWDPAQVVRADELRDRIAARWPLRPLAAGYTGEVAQRYAFADGGGEVGFINSVSAPFCGDCHRARVSADGQLYTCLFAGSGHDLRPALAGGEHGVAEAVARLWSARDDRYSEIRGQAPARRPIEMYLIGG; from the coding sequence ATGAGCGCGGTGCAGGCCAGCGCGGCGCTGCCCCGGGACCGGCTCGGGCGGCCATTGCGCGACCTGCGCCTGTCGGTGATCGACGCCTGCAATTTCCGCTGCGGCTACTGCATGCCGGCCGACCGCGTGCCCGACGACCACGGCACCAGCGCCGCCAGCCGCATGTCCTTCGACCAGATCGAGACCCTGGTGCGCGGCTTCGTCCAGGTCGGCGTGCGCAAGCTGCGCCTGACCGGCGGCGAGCCCCTGCTGCGCCGGAACTTGCCGGAACTCATCGCGCGGCTGGCGCGCATCCCCGGGATCGAGGACCTGGCCCTGACCACCAACGGCGCGCTGCTGGCGGCCCAGGCCCGCGCCCTGCGCGAGGCCGGGCTGCGCCGGCTGACGGTGAGCCTGGATGCGCTGGATCCTGGCGTGTTCCGGGCCATGTCCGGGAACCGCGGCGAGGTCGCCACGGTGCTGGAAGGCATCGCCGCCGCCGCGGCCGCCGGCTTCGGCCGGCTGAAGATCAACTGCGTGGTCCTGCGCGGGACCAACGACCACCAGGTGCTGCCGCTGCTGGAGCATTTCCGCGGCACCGGCCACGTGGTGCGCTTCATCGAATACATGGACGTGGGCACCTGCAATGGCTGGGACCCGGCCCAGGTGGTGCGCGCCGACGAGCTGCGCGATCGCATCGCCGCGCGCTGGCCGCTGCGGCCGCTGGCCGCCGGCTATACCGGCGAGGTGGCGCAACGTTACGCGTTCGCCGATGGCGGGGGCGAGGTCGGCTTCATCAATTCGGTCAGCGCGCCGTTCTGCGGCGACTGCCACCGTGCCCGCGTCTCCGCCGACGGCCAGCTCTATACCTGCCTGTTCGCCGGCAGCGGACATGACCTCAGGCCGGCCCTGGCCGGCGGCGAACATGGCGTGGCCGAGGCTGTCGCCCGGTTGTGGTCGGCCCGCGACGACCGCTACAGCGAGATCCGCGGCCAGGCGCCCGCGCGCCGGCCCATCGAGATGTACCTGATCGGAGGTTGA
- a CDS encoding MBL fold metallo-hydrolase: protein MDINAGAAPWSLRLHGVGNASAVALGSPMATIERGGQPWLTIDCGAEGLTAYEQQYGGHPEALFVTHVHLDHVAGFERLFVSAYFNPERRGRIRLYVPAPVVPLLHRRVGDYPNVLAEGGANFWDAFQLVPVGEAFWHDGLRLEVFPVRHHWPDTAFGLRLQGSLVWSGDTRPIPEALARYASEGERIAHDCGLVGNPSHTGIDDLEREYPAGLRQRMVLYHYASAADGDALAARGYAVGRPGQVLDLAPPTAPAALPS, encoded by the coding sequence ATGGACATCAACGCAGGTGCCGCTCCCTGGTCGCTGCGCCTGCATGGCGTAGGCAACGCCTCGGCGGTCGCGCTGGGTTCGCCGATGGCGACCATCGAGCGCGGCGGCCAGCCCTGGCTGACCATCGACTGCGGCGCCGAGGGCCTGACCGCCTACGAGCAGCAGTACGGTGGCCATCCGGAGGCGCTGTTCGTCACCCACGTCCACCTGGACCACGTGGCCGGCTTCGAGCGCCTGTTCGTCTCCGCCTACTTCAACCCGGAGCGCCGCGGCCGCATCCGCCTGTACGTGCCGGCGCCGGTGGTGCCGCTGCTGCACCGGCGCGTCGGCGACTATCCCAACGTGCTGGCCGAGGGTGGGGCCAACTTCTGGGACGCGTTCCAGCTGGTGCCGGTGGGCGAGGCCTTCTGGCACGACGGCCTGCGCCTGGAGGTGTTCCCGGTCCGCCACCACTGGCCGGACACCGCGTTCGGCCTGCGCCTGCAGGGCAGCCTGGTGTGGAGCGGCGACACCCGCCCGATCCCGGAGGCCCTGGCGCGCTACGCCAGCGAGGGCGAGCGCATCGCCCACGACTGCGGCCTGGTCGGCAATCCCTCGCATACCGGCATCGACGACCTCGAGCGCGAGTATCCGGCCGGGCTGCGCCAGCGCATGGTCCTGTACCACTACGCCAGCGCGGCCGACGGCGATGCCCTGGCCGCCCGCGGCTATGCCGTCGGCCGCCCCGGCCAGGTGCTGGACCTGGCCCCGCCCACCGCGCCGGCGGCGCTGCCCTCATGA
- a CDS encoding 3-deoxy-D-manno-octulosonic acid kinase, which yields MVAFDANEALSPYRAGSGYGAILFDRERLRQAGPELFVPASWGERARPVASGGRGSAWFVDAPFGACVLRHYLRGGLAASVSRDRYVWRGAERTRSFAEFRLMRLLIGRGLPVPRPLAASYVRKGAFYRAAILLERLDGVRSLADRALVAGSGAPWEETGRLIARFHREGLEHADLNAHNILFDGNGRGWLIDFDRGRMRIPATGWREANLRRLLRSLLKLRGPRSVDEVEKDFSRLRRAYELSWSRGC from the coding sequence ATGGTCGCGTTCGACGCAAACGAAGCCTTGTCGCCCTACCGCGCCGGCAGCGGTTATGGCGCCATTCTGTTCGACCGTGAACGGCTGCGGCAAGCCGGGCCGGAACTGTTCGTGCCCGCTTCATGGGGCGAACGTGCCCGCCCGGTGGCTTCAGGCGGTCGCGGTAGCGCCTGGTTCGTGGACGCGCCGTTCGGTGCCTGCGTGCTGCGCCATTACCTGCGCGGCGGCCTGGCCGCCAGCGTCAGCCGCGACCGCTATGTCTGGCGCGGCGCCGAGCGCACCCGCAGCTTCGCCGAGTTCCGGCTGATGCGCCTGCTGATCGGCCGCGGCCTGCCGGTGCCGAGGCCGCTGGCGGCTTCCTACGTGCGCAAAGGCGCTTTCTACCGGGCCGCGATCCTGCTGGAGCGCCTGGACGGGGTGCGCTCGCTGGCCGACCGCGCCCTGGTCGCCGGCAGCGGCGCCCCTTGGGAGGAGACCGGTCGCCTGATCGCGCGCTTCCACCGCGAAGGCCTGGAGCACGCCGACCTCAACGCCCACAACATCCTGTTCGACGGCAACGGCCGCGGCTGGCTGATCGATTTCGACCGGGGGCGCATGCGCATCCCCGCCACCGGCTGGCGCGAGGCCAACCTGCGCCGGCTGCTGCGCTCGCTGCTCAAGCTGCGCGGCCCGCGCAGCGTGGACGAGGTGGAGAAGGACTTCTCGCGCCTGCGCCGCGCCTACGAACTGTCCTGGAGCCGGGGCTGCTGA